A segment of the Candidatus Binatus sp. genome:
AGATTTACCGCGATTTACCGCTATTTTGCTTGCATAATCCAAGCAAAGGACCCTCAAATCCGTTGATTTTTGTACGTTTCTAGTCCAAATTATGCGCTCAAATGATGTTTGATTTACGGAAAGACTCGTGTTTCCAGGGGTATTTGCCATAAGGTGACCCTCTTGAATGACGAAACTTGTTCGAAATCATTAGGGTTGTCCAGTTTTTGCAAGAGAATGGTTCGTAGAAGACTGCGAGTTCCGCCACCCAGTCCTCGACGTTCCGCATTCTCCGCCGAAACGTTCGAAATTCGCGCGTGTGCGCGGCTTCACGACAATCAAAACGGACTGGAGAATCATCCATTGCCGGTATCGTCGCGGATGTCGCCGGGTTCCTCTCCGCCCGCCGTTCACCCGGTGCGCTTTGAGCCTCGTGCGAAAACGAAGTCATGACTATCGCCTTCGCCAGCGTCAAGAAAGGGCCAAGTCCAATGACACGAGAGCAATTTTAGAGGCATATGAGGGCCGTCGCGGAAGCCTATCTGGACGAAATTAACGTCCGCGGCGGCCGCTATACGCGAGCGCAAATTACGGCCGCCCGGTTGCTGACGCCGGTTCCCCGGTGTCGCTATTATCGTGCCCGGTGGTGTTATTTCCAAGCGCAGCCTCGCCGGTGGCGGTATTGTCGTCTTTGCTCACTGTTGCCGTTGCGGTCGGAATGCATGTTGCGGCAGGTATCGATGCCCTGGTTGCGTTTGCTTTAGCCGTGCCGTGGTCGGTGCACTGCCATTCACCTGAAACGTCAGGAGCGCCTCATACCCGGCAGCAGCGCCCGGACCGTCGTCGTTGAAGTCGACGATCGTCGTCTCGCCGTTAGCCGGACTTGGGAGCTGCGAAATCGTAAGACTGCCGCGCGCCGCGACTGGGGTGAGGGCAACGCCTAGCGACCCGGATGAAGGAAGTGCCGGGCTTAGACCCGAGAACACAGAGGAGAACGCTCCGGAACTGGTTCCGTCCGGCCAGTTCGGGGTCCAGCTGGAATTATTCAGGACGGTGACCCCGTCGAGGGTAGTCGTCACGACGGTGGCGTTGCCGCTGCTGCCGCAGGTCACAAGGCCGACAGCCGTATGGTCCAGGTGCTGCCACTGGAGCGTACTGCCTTGAATTATCAGGAGATCACGACCGTCGATACACGCCTTCACGTCGATAGTGACCGTCGGGCCGGGAGTGGCCGTCGGCGTCGGCGTTTTGGTCTGGGTGAGTGTCGGTGTCGGAGTCTTGGTCTGAGTGAGCGTTGGAGTCGGCGTTTTGGTCTGAGTGAGCGTTGGCGTCGGCGTCTTGGTCTGAGTGAGCGTTGGAGTCGGCGTTTTGATCTGAGTAATTGTCGGCGTCGGTGTCTTGGTCACGGTCAGCGTCGGTGTCGAGGTCCTGGTTTGAGTCGGCGTAGCCGTCGGCGTTGGCGTTGGGACCAGGAAGGTGCCGTACTCGAACGCGCCTATGTCACAGGCACCGCCGACCCCATCCTCGGAATCTGGACGCGGCGCCCCTCGCTGGTCGGCGCCGGGACAATTGGCACTCCCGGTCGGGATCGCGTCAATAGCGGGACTGATCGATTGAAGCCCTATGGTCTTGGTAGGTCCGCCGTTGTTCTGCAGACCACTTGCGCTTAACAGCGGATTGACCTTGTCTCCCAAGGTTTTACTATTGGCGCCGACAGGACTGCCGAAACTGCATGTGTTGTCGTCAGAAATGTCATAGCCGGTACTCGACGTTCCGCCAGAAGTTATCGCGCAGTTCCCGCCCGCGTTGCGCGTCACCACCCAATAACCGAGCTGAGGATTGTAAAAGATCGGTTCTTCGCGCCGGGCCATGGTATAGAAGTCGTACGGGTCGCCGTCGAACGGGTCGAAACCGCTGCCAATGTGAGTGACCGGACACTTCGACTCGGTCGTTAACGGATGACTGCCTGCTTTTCCGCTCATGCTCTTACCTGGAATTTCCATTTTGAATTCTGATTCACAGTGGCACCAACACCAAAGGGCTTGCAAACGCGAAGTTCGCCGCTGGTTCTGAGTCCAAAGGGCTTTCCACCACGTGGCGATGGACCGGGGTACCGATAGGACTCTCCCCATTCCGGTCCGAGCAGGATCAAAAGGACGCCGCGCCGTCGGCCGGTAAGAAGACAGTCCGGAAGAAGGCTGTTCCGAGGACGGTCAATCCTGCACGACCGCTCCGGAATATGGATAGTTAAGTCGAAATCGAAAAAGCTGGTTTGCCGCTATTGTGGGAGTGATGACTTGGCTCCGAGTTTCATTCGGCGGCGGGATCGCCGATGTCGCAAGTGTTTCGGCAAACGCTATGGGAGGTCGGCGGCGCAAGCGAGGAAGGTGAAGGTTAAGAAGTAGTTTGGCACGACGTGAGATGAAGGACCGGGCTCGAAGGGCTGGGCCCTTTTCGTCCTGGGCTTCGCCCAAGGGCTGAACGAAACCGTAACCCATCAACAATCAAGTTGGCGAAATAGGGTGCCGCCTTTGGGAGCCAGTTTCTGCGTTGGCGTGGGAGGCCGCCTGTCGACTGCCCTATTCCATGAGGCGGACCGCTTGGACTGCCTGTGAATTCTGGGACTGCGGGTCAGGACGATGAGACATGTGAAGAACCGGAACTCTGCCGGCCTCCGAGGAAAATCGTGCCAGCCCCCCCTTTTCTTTGACTTTCTCGGCCACGGGTTCACATGGGTCGTCGATGAAATTCACACCAACAAGCTGACCACTCCAGCTGCGCTTCACGTGCCGCTGCTTTTGCTCGCGGGAGACCCGGCAGCAAGGTTGCCACGCCAGGAATTGACTGCCTCCATAAAGCGGTACGGTGATCTGCGCTGAACAACACCAATTGAAAACCCAGTCAATTCACGATGAAGACGGAAAACGCGCGATATGTCTCTCCGGCTTAGGGGGAGTCGGATATCGGTCATACTTAAGATTCCGGCAGGCCCAGGAACGCAGGGCCGTCTCGACAGGTTTGGAACTGCGTTTGCAATCTATTTGGAGTTGGTGCGAATGTGTAGGACGTGCAAATCTTGGCTAAACGGAAGTTACACCTCGCCCGCGGGGCTTGAGAGGATTGCCTCACCGTGACCAAGACCGCCCGGATCACCCTTTTCGCAATCACCCTCGCCCTTCTATTCCTGGTTTTTTATGTCACCACGGGTCGCGCGTTTCCGTCGTCAGAGCAGTCGGTCGTCCTCTTCGCGGCGCTGCTCATGCTCTCATTCGTCACGCTCTTCCTTGAGCATTTTTTCACTAGGCCGACGGACGTCCTAGCATCGACAATTGCGATCTTGCTCCTTCTGGCGCCGCTCTCGTCACAGCTGTCGAAGCTCGGCCACTGGTACTGGATCTTCTTCGGCTATAATCTACTCCTCCTCTTAACTTCGCTTACCGCGCTTTTTTTGCTGGATGCCGACAAGTCCTCCTTGGCTCTGCAGAACCGGGTATCGGCGGTCTTGAAGAGATTTTCGATCTTCTTCGGCAACGGGCGCTGGCTTTTCTGCGCGCTGTTCCTCCTGACACTCTTCTTTTACGTCGACAGTCAATCGCGGCAGTTCCTCGTGCTAGCAGTCTATGCCGCTGCGATCGTCCTTATCGATCCTAAAAGCTTCGTGCTGCAATCGTGGATGTCGACGCGGGGATCTGGCCTCGAAATAGGAGAGATAATCGGCGTCCAATCACGTAACATCTTCCTCGCCAAGCTCTATAAAGAACGCGTTCCCGTTCAGCGATTCGACCTTGCCGAGTTTCGCTACTCCATGGCCGACGGGCGGCGTGTATTCAAGGGGATGATAGTCGACAACTTTCTTCTGGACGAACAGGAGTGGATCAAAATCCTTGCCACCGAGGATATCTTGCGAGCGCTCGTCTCCCAACCTCAGAGTAAGATTGGTGCTACGAACGTCGTATTCAAGATCCAGGGCCGAGACACTCCTGAGTTCCTTGGGCGCTTTGTCGGCGTGGTGACCGAACGCTCGATCATCATGAAGGTCCGGTTCGACTACGCAGGCCGCGTAACCGTTGCGGAAGGAAGCCTGCTTCAAGCGCAGGTTTCCGGCAATCAAGTCCTGTATCAGATCACGCAAGGCCTAACAAAGATCGAAGCGTTGGAACAGAAGAACGAAGCGGGCTTAATCGTCGGAGAAGCCGTCCAGCTTGGTGTATGGGATCCCGAGCGACTTCTGTTCGAGAAATATGGATGGGTTCCCGAGATCAATACGCCCCTGTTCTTGGCACCCGAAACACCTCCCTTCCTTCCCGCGCCGGGTGAGCGACAAGTCGGAGCAATTCCAGGGACGAACTATCCTGTGTTGTTGAACCTCCATCAGGCCGTGACGCACCATACGGCTATTTTAGGGGTGACTGGATCTGGGAAGTCCGTTTTCTGCCGAAACCTGCTTCGACAGATAATTAGCGAGGGTATCAAAGTCATCTGCGTGGACTTCACGAATGAGTATCGGAGCAAGTTACCGGACCTCGCACCTGAAAGCGTAGTCCCGTTTAATCAGCAGCCTGAGCTTTTTGCTGCGATCGACACGCTTGCAACCGAACTCGAAAAATTCAAAAACCAGCAGAGACCAGAAGTAGTCGAAAAAAACACTGAAATTCTGAAAACCCGCTTCTACGAGGCGGTGCGCCAGTTCATGCAATCGGACAGATCGATCGCGCTGTTTGAACTGCCGGACGTCTCAAATACCACAGGAATCCTGGAATACACGAAATGGTTCTTCAGCGGCTTGTTCCAGGTTGCTCGGCAAGATGCCAACTTCGGCAAGCAGGTGTGTGTGGTTCTGGAAGAAGCACACACCGTCATTCCGGAATGGAACTTCATCGGAGTGGAAGATAGAAAGGCTCAGTCGCTAGTGAACAGCATCAGCCAGATCGCGCTCCAAGGCCGGAAGTACAACGTTGGCTTTATTGTGGTCGCACAGAGAACCGCCAACGTATCGAAGACGGTGCTGACTCAGTGCAACACCGTCGTTGCGTTCCAGCAGTTCGACAGGACAAGCTCGGACTTTCTTTTGAACTACATGGGAACCGAGATGGTG
Coding sequences within it:
- a CDS encoding choice-of-anchor Q domain-containing protein; amino-acid sequence: MEIPGKSMSGKAGSHPLTTESKCPVTHIGSGFDPFDGDPYDFYTMARREEPIFYNPQLGYWVVTRNAGGNCAITSGGTSSTGYDISDDNTCSFGSPVGANSKTLGDKVNPLLSASGLQNNGGPTKTIGLQSISPAIDAIPTGSANCPGADQRGAPRPDSEDGVGGACDIGAFEYGTFLVPTPTPTATPTQTRTSTPTLTVTKTPTPTITQIKTPTPTLTQTKTPTPTLTQTKTPTPTLTQTKTPTPTLTQTKTPTPTATPGPTVTIDVKACIDGRDLLIIQGSTLQWQHLDHTAVGLVTCGSSGNATVVTTTLDGVTVLNNSSWTPNWPDGTSSGAFSSVFSGLSPALPSSGSLGVALTPVAARGSLTISQLPSPANGETTIVDFNDDGPGAAAGYEALLTFQVNGSAPTTARLKQTQPGHRYLPQHAFRPQRQQ
- a CDS encoding ATP-binding protein, giving the protein MTKTARITLFAITLALLFLVFYVTTGRAFPSSEQSVVLFAALLMLSFVTLFLEHFFTRPTDVLASTIAILLLLAPLSSQLSKLGHWYWIFFGYNLLLLLTSLTALFLLDADKSSLALQNRVSAVLKRFSIFFGNGRWLFCALFLLTLFFYVDSQSRQFLVLAVYAAAIVLIDPKSFVLQSWMSTRGSGLEIGEIIGVQSRNIFLAKLYKERVPVQRFDLAEFRYSMADGRRVFKGMIVDNFLLDEQEWIKILATEDILRALVSQPQSKIGATNVVFKIQGRDTPEFLGRFVGVVTERSIIMKVRFDYAGRVTVAEGSLLQAQVSGNQVLYQITQGLTKIEALEQKNEAGLIVGEAVQLGVWDPERLLFEKYGWVPEINTPLFLAPETPPFLPAPGERQVGAIPGTNYPVLLNLHQAVTHHTAILGVTGSGKSVFCRNLLRQIISEGIKVICVDFTNEYRSKLPDLAPESVVPFNQQPELFAAIDTLATELEKFKNQQRPEVVEKNTEILKTRFYEAVRQFMQSDRSIALFELPDVSNTTGILEYTKWFFSGLFQVARQDANFGKQVCVVLEEAHTVIPEWNFIGVEDRKAQSLVNSISQIALQGRKYNVGFIVVAQRTANVSKTVLTQCNTVVAFQQFDRTSSDFLLNYMGTEMVAALPSLRFRQAIAVGKAFRSGVPVIFEVPEILAGCGKMPNSHEFFCADELGSLLG